GGATGAATTGCAGCAGCGCCGTATCATCATGGCCATCAACAAGAGAAGACTTTGAAGTTGTTGGCGGCTGAAACCATGGAGGACATTGACGTTTCTTACCGGTGGACCCGGTGGTGTTTGCCAAAAAGAAGAGCTAAGCCGTGACAGGCTTAGCTCACTTTTGGTGCGGCGGCCTTGATGGCATCCGACACCCGGTTGAACTTCTGGAAGTTGTCTACAAAGAGCTGGGCCAGCTTTTCCGCCTGCCGGTCATAGGCGGCCGGATCAGGCCAGGTGGCCCTGGGATCCAGCACTTCCGCCGGGACGCCGGGACAGGCCCTGGGGACGGCCAGGCCAAAGACCGGGTGGACGGTAAACTCCTGCCGCTCCAGTTCCCCGTTTAGAGCGGCAGTGATCATGGCCCTGGTGTAGGGGAGGTCCATGCGCTTGCCGGTGCCGTAGGGGCCGCCGGTCCAGCCGGTATTCACCAGGTACACCCTGACCTGGTGCTCGTCAATTTTCTTACCCAGCATTTCGGCATAGACCGCAGGATTCAGGGGCAGGAAAGGGGCGCCGAAACAGGCGGAGAAGGTGGCTTGCGGTTCGGTGATGCCTCTCTCCGTGCCGGCCAGCTTGCTGGTGTACCCGGATAAAAAGTGATACATGGCCTGCTCTTTGGACAGCCTGGCAATGGGGGGCAGGACGCCGAAAGCATCCGCCGTCAGGAAAACAATAACCTTGGGATGGGCTGCCACCCCCGGAATCAGGGCATTGGGAATATGGTCCACCGGATAAGCGGCCCGGGTATTCTCCGTTAAGCGGTCATCGTCATAATCGGCCAGGCGGGCCGACTCCTGCAGGATCACGTTTTCCACCACGGCGCCGAATTTGATGGCCTGGTAAATCTGGGGCTCCTTTTCCGCGGAAAGGTTAATGCATTTAGCGTAACAGCCCCCCTCGATATTGAAGATACCGGCCTCGGACCAGCCGTGCTCGTCGTCGCCGATAAGAAACCTGTTGGGATCGGCGGACAGGGTGGTCTTGCCGGTGCCGGACAAACCGAAGAACAGAGCCACCTGGCCATCCTTGCTTTGATTGGCGGAACAATGCATGGAAAGCACGTTCTTCTGGGGCAAGAGATAGTTCATCACACTGAAGATGGATTTTTTTATTTCGCCGGCATACTTGGTGCCGCCAATCAAGACAAGCCTATCCGTGAAGCTGATGATGATGAAAGCCTCCGAGTTGGTACCGTGCACCGCCGGGTTCGCTTCAAAACCGGGGGCGCTGATCACCGTGAATTCCGGCCGGTGATGGGCCAGCTCCCCCGCGGCCGGGCGTAGGAATAGTTGGTGGGCAAACAGGTTGTGCCAAGCGTATTCATTGATCACCCGGATAGGCATGCGGTAGGTTTTGTCCGCCCCGGCGAACCCGTCAAAGACGAAAAGTTCTTTATTTTTCAAATAAGCTAAAACATCAGCATAGAGGCGGTGGAACTTGTCCGGTGCGATAGGGCGGTTCACCGGACCCCAGTCGATCTGGTCCCGGACGGCAGGGTCATTCACGATGAAGCGGTCATTAGGAGAGCGGCCGGTATACTTGCCGGTTTCCACCGCCAGGGCACCGGTGGAGGTAAGCCGTCCTTCTTGCCTGGCCAGCGCCGCTTCAACGAGCTGGGGTACGGACAAGTTGAAGTGGACTTTTTTTGCCTGCAATGGAAAAGGATTCAATTTCATCGTCCCCCTCAGTAAATTTTTTACTTCCTCTCGGTTCCTATGCAGGAGGAATTTGGATGGCTTCCATATAACAATATTACCTTAATTACAATCATTTTGCATCGATCTTTTTCGTACAAGCCGGGACTTGGGCCCAGGCAAAAATAGGACTTAAAGGGTACATCACCTTATGCAATAATAAATGTATATCAATCTGCCCTGAGTCTTGTTGCCTGCACTCAAGATGCCGTTCAGGAGGCAATCATGTATTTAGGAAGCGTCAGGTTTTACAAGCACGTCATCTATTTGTCCATGGCCCTGATCCTGGTGGGATTAATCCTGGGGATCTATGCGCTGGGTAAAGAACTCCTGGGCAGGTTTACCCTGCCATCCGCCGGAGCTGCTGAAACGGTGGCGGCAGCGGTGGAGGAAGTCATCCCCCCTCCCCCGGAGGCGGAGGAAGAGGCGGTTCAGCCCGCTGCCTTTGACCAGCTTCCCTATCAAACTGCTTTTCCGGAGCTTTACGCCCTGCCGCCGGCAGCTCAGCGCCAGGCCCAAAACGTGGCCTACCTGACTTTTGATGACGGGCCTTCTGCCAGGACGCTGGAGATCTTAGATATCCTCAAGGAACACGAGATTAAAGCCACCTTTTTTGTGGTGACGGAAAACTGTGATGCGGAAATCTTAAAACGGATCGTGGCCGAGGGGCATGCCATCGGCATCCATACCCACAGCCACAAGTACACGGAGATCTATCGCTCGGTAGAGGATTACCTGGCTGACTTTCAAAAAGCGTATGATATAATTTACCAGGCGACTTCGGTGAAACCGGATATTTTCCGTTTTCCCGGGGGCAGCATCAACTCTTACAACCGGGGCATCTACCAGGAACTGATCTCGGAAATGTTGAGACGGGGCTTTGTGTATTATGATTGGAACATCTCCACGTTGGATACGGTGCCCCGGATCAGCGCGGAAAAAATCATCCAACATGTGGCTTCGTCCATCCAGGGGCAGAGCAATTTGTTTATCCTGGCCCATGACAGCGGGGATAAGAGGAATACGGTGGAGGCTTTGCCGGAAATCATTGACCTCGTCAAGGCCAGGGGATATGTCTTTGATAAGATTGAAAATTCAGTTAAGCCTGTGGTTTTTGCTTATCCCGAATAATCATCCTCTGACAGCGGGGCATGACGGTCTAAACTTGTCAAGTAAAGGAGGATATTAGTCATAAAATAGCGAATTGTTGGGAGATGGAAAATTGTACCCCAATCCGCAGTTAGGAGGGTCAGCATTCATGGTCAGCAATTTCAAACAAGCTTGGCGAGAAGTGTTTTCTTTCAGCAAGGCTTCCGGCAGCGGTGCCCAAAACGAGACCGGCCATGGCCTTCCGCAGAATAACCTCGTGGATACCGCAGGCGGGAAAGAGACGGCCGCGCCGAAAGGGCCTGACCAAAAAGAGGACAAGCCTTATTACAAGAACGCTCCCAAGCCCAGATTTGATGAAAGCAGTACTACCTACATTACCAGGTCCACCATCATTAAGGGTACAATTCAAACGGATGGGGATTTGAAAATTGCGGGCCGGATCGAAGGCAATGTGGAAGGGCGCAACATCGCCTTGATCGGGGGAAGGATCATCGGCGATGTCAATTGCACCAACATGGAAGTGGACGATGCCCGGATTGAAGGAAATATTACTGCTTTGGAAGCAGTGCACATAGGCAAGGAAAACGTGATCCTGGGCAATGTGGCCGCCAACCGGGGTAGGGTGGCCGGGAAAATAAAGGGACATGTCACCGTCCAGCAAGATCTGGAGGTCGAAGCGGAAGCCGTCATCCTGGGCGATATTACGGCGGATTTGATCAGCGTCCAGAAGGGTGCTGCCTTGCAGGGTAATGTAATTGTGGGACGGGAACAGGTTAATTCCGTCGCGCAAAAAATCCAAGAGGCAAACGATACCCTGGATTCCTAACTGGGGAAAGAAAACTGCTTGAAGTCCTGAGACTTGAAAGCAGTTTTTTTATTTGCGCCGGTGGGTTTTGTGGATCCACTTAAGCTCCGGTTCACAACCACGGCCCCGTGGGCGATTGGGGAAGAAACCGTGAATTTTGCCATTTTGGCAAGACTTCTTTGACAAAATGGCAAGAATCACGGGGGTCACCAAGCCGTGGTACCGGCCGGGGCAGCTGCTGCCCGGGGCGTAAACCGGTACGGGGCAGGCTTTAGGCCGGGTGAAGGCCGGCCTTTTTTATTTGGCACGCTCCTTGCTCATTCATTACCGGTGCAAAACATCGACGCAGGGAGGTAGAAGGACATGAAACCATTCGGTACTCCGGCCAAGGCGGAGACGCCGACCGGGGATGGGCCTAAGTGGGCCATGGTGATTGACTTGGCTAAATGTATCGGCTGTTCTACCTGTACGGTAGCCTGCAAAGCCGAAAATCGCACACCGCCGGGGGTTAGTTACAATGTGGTCTTGACCCGGGAAAGGGGGCGTTTTCCCCAGGTCACGGTGGAGCATATACCCAGGCCCTGCATGCAGTGCGAGCGTCCGGCCTGTGCCCAGGTCTGCCCGGTGAAAGCCACCTATAAGATGGCCAACGGTATCACGGCGATCGATTATGAACGCTGTATCGGCTGCCGGTACTGCATTACCGCCTGCCCTTACGGCGCCAGGTCTTTTGACTTCGGCCACAGTTACGAGCAGGAGATGATTTCCTTCGACGCAGTCCAAGCACCGGAATACGGGGTTGACCGGGGCCCGCGAGAGGGGTCCAAATCTCCCAAGGGCACGGTCCGGAAGTGTACTTTCTGTTTCCACCGGCTGTCCCGGGGGGAGGAGCCGGCTTGTGTGGAAACGTGCCTCGGCGATGCCAGGTACTTTGGGGATCTCAGTGACCCAAACAGCATCGTATCTAAACTGGCGGCCGGTCCTAGAGCCTTTTATTTAAAAGAATCCATGGGCACTTTGCCCAGGGTCATCTATTTAAAGTGAGGTGGTGCACATGACAACTGAGGTCAAAGCAATGCCGGAGCAAGCTGCGGTACCGCGCAAATCCACGGGACTCATGTTATGGTATGTTTGCCTGCTGGCGACCGTGGCGGTGGGATTTGCCGCCATTGTGACGCGAGCCGCCCAGGGCTTGGGTGTGACCCATTTAACCAGCGATGTTCCCTGGGGAGCATGGGTAGCATTCTATATTTACTTCGTAGGCTTGAGCGCAGGAGCGTTTCTCCTCTCCTCGCTGATCCATGTCTTTGATATGCATCATCTTGAAAAAGTAGGAAAAGACGCGACCCTGGTGGCCATTATCGCCATGATCCTGGCCCTGGCCTTTATCTTGATCGATATCGGGCGGATGGACCGGTTCTGGCATGCCCTGGTCTACGGCAATATCACCAGTGTCCTGGCTTATGAAGTGCGCTTTTATGTGGTCTATATCATCCTGTTGGCTGCCGAGTTGTGGCTGGCCATGCGCCGGGATCTGGTGCTTACCGCTCAGGGTACGGGCCCAAGGGCTGCCCTGGCCCGCATCCTGAAACTGGGCAGCCGTGATACTTCGGAAAAGGCCCGGCAAAGAGACCTGCGCTGGTTGAAAATACTGGGTGCCATCGGCATTCCCATCGCCATCTTTGGTGTGCACGGGGGAACCGGTTTGCTGTTTGCCGTGGTGAAGGCCCGGCATTACTGGAATACGGCCATTTTCCCCGTGGTGTTTGTGGTATCGGCCCTGGTATCCGGTACCGCCCTGGTCACCGCCATTTACATCATCAAGACCAGACTGGCGGGCAAGCAAGTGGATGGGAACCTGCTGCAGTCCTTGAGCGGTCTCATGATGCTGTTCCTCTTGGTTGACATTGGCCTGCAGATCTTCGAGTTCATCGTCAGTTTTTACGGTCTCCAGCCGGAGGCGCTTCATTCCCTCCATTACATGCTGGCGGGGCCCCATGCCGGGGTATTCTGGCTGGTACAGGTGGGTGTGGGGATGATCATCCCGATTGCCTTGTATAGCATGAAAGGGGCTCGCCGGTCGCCGGTAGCTATGTTGGTGGCGGCGCTGGCCATCCTCATTGGTATTTTGGGCGTGCGTTTCAATATCGTATTGCCGGCCCTGATACCGCCGGTACTACCTGGGTTGCCGGAAGGACAGTACTATCCTACCGGGTCGGAATGGATGGCTTCCGGCGGCATTATCGCCATGGGCATGCTTCTATATACTTTGGCGGTTCGCTTATTACCCATTGATGAGTCTTAAGGAGGAAGGCGATGATGAAGACCAAGAAGACCTGTTGGCAGTTGACTAGACGCAATTTTATTAAAGGAAGTATTCTCATCGGTGGTGCCGCTGCGTTGACACCCGTCATGGCGAAAGAGCGGGGGGATCACCGCCCGGCGCCCTGGTACGACAGCCCCCACGGGGTTGGTCAAGATTTTGAGGATTATGATGCCACTAATGTGATCTACAGCCTTTGCGAGCAGTGCAATACCCACTGTACCATCAAGGTGGTGTTCAAGGAACAGGAGGGGGTAGCCGCCGGTCCCAGTGTGGTGCGCAAGATTGCCGGTAACCCGTACAGCCCCCTCAATACCCAGCCCTTTGGGCAGATTCCTTATGAGACTTCCCCGGTGGAGGCTGTCAAAGGAAAAGGGGACCCGGCGGTGGACGGGCGGTCTTTCCGGGGTGGAAGAACTTGTCTCAAAGGACAGGCGGGGATCCAGACGGCTTACGATGCCTTGCGGGTAACCCAGCCCCTCAAGCGGGTGGGACCCAGGGGCAGCGGTGAATTCCAGACCATTTCCTGGGAGCAGGCCATCAGGGAAATACTGGAGGGAAGCGATTTAGGGACTCCCGGCATCAAGGAGTGCAACAAGTTTGTGCCCCAGGGACAGGTCATGGCAGACTGGGAACTGGTCAAAGCCGGTGAGATGTCTCAAGCAGATTTTGACCGGAAGTACGCCGGCGTGCTGATCGATACCAAGCATCCGGACTTGGGGCCTAAAGTCAATCAAATCGTCAGCCTGGTGGGGGACCGGAGGGATTTCATCCAGGAACGCTTTTGGTTCAAGTCATTAGGCAGTATCAATACCATCCATCACGGGGGCATCTGCGGTATGCCCGGGGTGATGGGCAATGTGCAGTCTTTTACCGGTCCCCAGAAAAAGCGGATGTACAGTGACATTGATCATGCGGAGTACCTGATCATCTGGGGCACGGATCCTTTCGTGGCCAATAAAGGGCCCAGTTGGCTGGCGCCTAAACTAATGAAGGCTCTGGAGCGGGGCATGAAGCTGGTCGTGGTGGATCCCCGCATGAGCGCCGCGGCGGAAAAGGCCCACCGGTGGCTTCCCATCATTCCCGGGACCGACGCTGCCCTGGCCCTGGGCATGGCCCGGTGGATCATTGAGCACAAGCGGTACGACGAGCGGTACTTGCTGAATCCGAACAAAGAGGCAGCTAAGGCCGACGGGGAACCCACCTGGTCCGATGCCACTCACCTGGTCAACTTGAGCGACCCGAAGAGACCGAAATTGAAGGCCGCGGACCTGGGCATCGGGGGTAATGAGTATGTGGTGCTGCAAAACGGTGTGCCGGTGCCGGCGGACCAAGCCGCCGAGGGTACTCTGGAAGTGGATACCACCATTAACGGCATCCGGGTGAAATCCGCCTTTACCCTGTTTAAAGAGAGATGTTTTGAAAGGACTTTAGCGGAATATGCCCAGATATGCGGTATTCCCGCCCAGGACATTGCTGCCGTGGCGGAGGAATTTACCTCTTACGGGAAGAAGGCGTCCATCACCTCTTACCGGGGACCGGCCATGCATACGAATGGTTTTTATGCTATCCGGGCCATCGCCTGCCTCAATCACCTGTTGGGCAACTATGACTGGAAAGGCGGGGCCATCTCCAGCGGGGCCCAATACAGCCCGTTAAGCGGTCTCTATGATCTCTTAGGTGTACCGGGCGAGCGGACCGCCTGGGGAGTCACCATGTTTCGCCGGGGTCCTTATGAAAAGAGCAGTCTTTTTGCCAGGGACGGCTACCCGGCCAAACGGCCCTGGTTCCCCATCGGCAATCACGCTATTTTTGAGGTGCTTCCCAGTATCGGGGAAGGGTATCCCTATCCCATCAAAGCTTTATTCATTCACCGGATTGCGCCGACTCTTTCCGCAGGGGACGGGGAGAGAACGCTGGAAATCCTGAAGGACACGGAAAAAGTACCCTTGCTGGTAGTGTCGGACCTGGTGGTCAGTGAAGCGGCATCTGTGGCAGACTACATTTTGCCTGATTTGAGCTACCTGGAAAGATGGGGTTTTGAAACCATCTACCCGAACCAGCCGTTAAAACTAAGCCATTTCCAGCAGCCGGCTACCCGGGTTTTCGACGGGCCCAGGGCTTTTGAGGATGTGCTCATCGAAATAGGCAAGGCCCTTAACTTGCCCGGGGTGGGGGATAATGCTTTCCCCGACGGCAGTCACCTGCACTGCGCCGAAGACTTTTACCTCAAGCTGGTGGCGAACATTGCTTTCGACGGAGAACCGGTTCCCGATGCCGGCCCCGAAGAGCAGGCATTGTTCATCACCACCAGGCAAAAGGCCCTGGGTCCCTATTTCGATGAACAAAAGTGGCGGCAGGCCGTGCGGCCCCAGGAATGGCCGAAGGTGGTCTATGTCCTGAACCGGGGCGGGCGCTTTGAAGCCCCCGGCCGGGAGTATGTGGGCGAGCACATCAAATATCAATACGGCAACCAGGCGGATTTCTATTCCGAGCGGGTGGCCCAGCACCGCCATTCATATACCGGGGAGTATTTTGACGGGCTGCCCCGTTACGAACCCCAGCGCTTCTTCAACGGCGAGGAAATCCGGGATGATGCTTATCCCCTGTACATGATCAACTGGAAAGCCCATTATATCGGCACCCACCGGAACATCAGCGATGCCTGGTTAAGGGAAATTGAAAGGGAAAACTTCTTGTGGATTAATCCCGTCGATGCCGTGGCCAGGGGCATTAAAGACGGTGATCCGGTTTTGATCAAGTCGGCCAATGCCCAGGTCCAAGGCGTCGCCAAAGTCACCGAGCGGATCCGGCCGGGGGTGGTAGGCAGCAACTACAATTACGGGCATTATGCCTACGGTACCGTGCCGGTGAAGATCGACGGCAAACCGACCGCGACGGACCCGGTTTACGGTCATGTACCCTGGGCCCAGAAGCCCCACAGCGGTTATGCCGGGCCGCGCCGGGCCGGCTTTTCGGCCAACCTCCTCCTGCGGCATGATGAAGCTCTCCACGGGGGAACCATCTTCGATCCGGTGGGAGCAGGACCCGGGCAGTTGAGCGGCAAAGTGGAGGTATTAAAACTATAACCGGGAACAGCGGGCGAACTGTGTGATAAACGGTTCGCTCGCTTATTTCATGCACACTATTGACTTTAGCTCCAAATCATTGTCTCTTGTATCTAAGGGACTAATGGGATACAGGTTAGACAAAGTCTTTGAAAAAATGCTGCTTTCTTAAATTAAATTAAATAAAAGTCAGAGTTTTTCATGGTAAAATAAGAATAGAGGAGGGCGTCCAAGGTGAGACGAGAGGGGTGATGGGATGAGAGAAAAGGTCTGTCAATCCATTCTTTACAATTCCCCTATCGGATATGCCTATGTCAGAGCTCTAACGGATGAACAAGGATTGGTTTGTGACTTTGAGGTCTTGGATGTGAACCGGGCTTTGGAGGAGTTAGTCGGGGCGAAAAGTGAGGAGATTGTCGGCAGGCGGGTCACCCGGCTCTTACCGGATCTGAAGGAGAGCAGGTGGGATTGGTTTGCCTATTACGGTGAGCTTGCCCTTGAGGGCGGGAATAGGGAATTTACTTATTATTCGGAAAAACTGGGCAAGTGGTTGCGCGTGCAGGCTTATGCCCCGGAAAAATACCATATTGTTCTCTTTCTTAACGACATTTCGCAAGAAATACGGCAAATCCGGGAATTGGATACCTTATTCAAGGTGTCGCCGGATTTGCTTTGCGTTTTAGGGCGGGATTACAGCATCACCAGGGTTAACAAAGCTTTTGAACAATTCGCCGGGAAGAAGGCGGAGGAACTGGTGGGCGCGGGACTCTTGAGTTTTACTTACCCGGCGGATCGGGAGTATACCCGGGCTAAACTGGAAGCTTTAGCGTCACAGGACGATCCTGTTAAGTTTGTCAATCGCCTTTACGGTCATGACGGGGCCTATCACTATCTGGAGTGGCACGGCTTAGCCCACGGTTCCCAGCTGTATTTGGCCGCCAGGGACATTACCCACAGCCGGATCGAACGGGCCTATTTCGAGGCGCTGTTTTTGAACAGCACCGATGCCATGCTTTACTTTGACCGGGAAACGAAGGTTTTTAATCTCAACAAGCAGTTTACGGAATTATTCGGTTATACATTAGAAGAGCTCAAGGGAGTGCCCTTGTGCCAGTTCTTCCCCCCTGAGCCGGAGGACGGGCCGGCGTTGTGCCAGCGGATCCTGCAAGGAGAGAGCGTCGCCCTGGAGACCGTCCGCATCAGTAAATCCGGCAGGCGCATTCCCGTGGCGGTGAAAGGGGGACCGGTCTATATCGACGGCGAGTTAAAAGGCGGTTTTGCCGTGTACACGGATATTTCCGAGCGAAAGGCTTATGAGGAGCACTTGAAGCACCTCAGTCTCCATGACCAGCTGACGGGGTTGTACAACCGGAATTTCTTTGAAACCCAGGTTAAAATCATTGAAAAAAGCAAGCGGTATCCCATTTCCGTTATCGTCTTTGACGTGGATGGCTTGAAACTGGTCAATGACACGCTGGGACATGCCCAGGGTGATAAGCTGCTGCAGCTGATTGCCAATGTGATTGCCAAATCCCTCCGGGCCAGTGATTTCCTGGCCCGCATCGGCGGCGACGAGTTCGTGGCGGTGCTGCCGGAAACCGATGAAGAAACGGTCCTCAAAATCGCCGACCGCATCAGGGCCAACATCCGGAAAGCCAATGAGGCATCCAAGGAGTTCCCCGTCAGCGTTTCCGTGGGTGCGGCAACGGCGGCAAACCACTATACCACCATCGAAGAAGTCTTGCGCAAGGCCGATGAAAGAATGTATCATGAAAAACTGGTGGAGAAACGGGGCACCAAGGGAGAAATGCTGGCTTTCCTGCTCAAGGCTTTAAGAGATATGAATGCCGGGAAAAATGAAACTTAAATTGTGCCCAAGTGGAACTTTTTCTCTTCCTCTTCTTTCCTTCAAATAGTTTTTATGGTATTATAGGATTGAGATGGCGGCAACGCTCCTGGTGGAAAGGGTCAGCAACCATGTTCTTAACTCAGGAAGAGATCTTCCTGTTCAACGAAGGAACTTTTTACCACAGCTATCTAAAATTCGGAGCTCATCAGGTTAAGTGGAACGGTATGACGGGAGTTCACTTCGCCTTGTGGGCTCCGAATGCTTATCGGGTCAAAGTGGTCGGGGATTTCAACGGCTGGCGGGGAGACAAGCATGAAATGCACCGGCGGGCCGGCGGGGTATGGACTCTCTTTATCCCGGGCCTGGCCGAGGGGGCATTATACAAATACGAAATTACGACGCCTGCGGGTGAAGTTTTCCTGAAGGCGGACCCTTATGCTTTCTACGGGGAACTGAGGCCCGGCACGGCTTCCATCGTTTATTCCCTGGACGGGTACCCCTGGCGGGACCACAAGTGGCTGAAGAAGCGCCGCCGGTCCCGGCAGAAGGCGAAACCCCTCAACATTTACGAAGTCCACCTGGGCTCCTGGAAGCGTAAACCCGGCGGGGACTTCTACAGTTACCGGGAGCTGGCTGAGGAACTGATTCCCTATGTCAAGGACATGGGTTTTACCCACTTGGAACTCTTGCCGTTAATGGAACATCCTTTTGACGGTTCCTGGGGCTATCAAGTGACGGGATACTATGCCGCCACCAGCCGGTACGGTACGCCCCGTGATTTGATGTATTTTGTGGATGAATGCCACCGGCATGGGCTGGGCGTGATCCTGGATTGGGTGCCGGGGCATTTTTGTAAAGATGCCCACGGGTTGGGACGCTTTGACGGTTCTCCTTTGTTTGAAGAAGAGGAGCACCGGGAATGGGGTACTTATAAATTCAACTTCCACCGGCGGGAAGTCTGGAGTTTTTTGATCAGCAACGCCGTCTTCTGGTTGGACAAGTTCCATGTGGACGGCCTGCGGGTGGACGGGGTTACCAGCATGCTGTATCTGGATTACGCTAAAGAGCCGGGGGCCTGGCAGCCCAACATCTACGGCGGCCGGGAGAACTTGGCCGCGGTAGCCTTCCTGCAGCAGCTGAACGAAACGGTAGCCCGTTATTTTCCCGATGTGCTCATGATCGCGGAAGAGTCCACCGCTTGGCCCAATGTTACCAAACCTCCCCGGGCAGGCGGGTTAGGTTTTCATTATAAATGGAACATGGGTTGGATGAATGATACTTTACAATACGCGGCCACGGATTTTCCCTGGCGGCGGGAAAGGCATCATCTCCTTACTTTTTCCATGATGTACGCTTTTGCCGAGGATTTCATCCTCCCCCTGTCCCACGACGAGGTGGTCCACGGCAAGAAATCCTTAATCGGCAAACTCCCCGGTGACTACTGGCGGCAGTTTGCGGGCCTGCGGTTGCTGTACCTGTATCAAATGTGCCACCCGGGGAAAAAGCTGCTTTTCATGGGCGGCGAACTGGGGCAGTTTATCGAATGGCGGTACTATGAAGGGTTGGAATGGTTCCTCCTGGCCTATCCCATGCACAGAAAATTGCGAGAATTCGTACGAAAGATCAACTGGTTATATCGTCAAGAAAGGTGCCTCTGGGAATTGGACGGCGGTTGGGACGGTTTTCAATGGCTGGAACCCAACAACGCAGCCCAGAGCGTCTACGTCTTTTTGCGGCGGGCCAAGGACGGCGCCTTCCTGCTGGTGGCTCTCAATTTCCAACCGGACTATTACCCCGTCTACCGGATCGGTGTCCCGGGCCCAGGCCGGTATGCGGAAATACTAAACAGCGATGATCCCCGGTACGGGGGATCCGGCCGGCTGAACCGGGAACCGGTAGAAGCGGAGCCGGTACCCTGGCAGGGACAGGAATACTCCATTGTCATCGAGCTGCCTCCTTTGGCAGGAGTTCTACTGAAACCCGTGCCTGCATAGCATTGATCTTGTGTGTGGTGAAGGAAGAAAGGAGGGCAGGGCGTGTTTGCTACGAAAGAAAGCTTTTGCGAAGCTTACCTGGCCAAATTTGCCGAAACCCACGGGAAATCCTTTGAGGAAAGCACCCCCTGGGAAAGGTATCAAACCCTGGTGCTCCTGGTGAAGGAATGGTTTGCGGAGAACTGGGTGGAGACCAACAATGCCTATACCAGGGACCAGGTGAAGCAAGTCTATTACTTTTCCATGGAATTCCTCATCGGGAAACTCCTGTCCTAT
This window of the Clostridia bacterium genome carries:
- a CDS encoding molybdopterin-dependent oxidoreductase, giving the protein MKTKKTCWQLTRRNFIKGSILIGGAAALTPVMAKERGDHRPAPWYDSPHGVGQDFEDYDATNVIYSLCEQCNTHCTIKVVFKEQEGVAAGPSVVRKIAGNPYSPLNTQPFGQIPYETSPVEAVKGKGDPAVDGRSFRGGRTCLKGQAGIQTAYDALRVTQPLKRVGPRGSGEFQTISWEQAIREILEGSDLGTPGIKECNKFVPQGQVMADWELVKAGEMSQADFDRKYAGVLIDTKHPDLGPKVNQIVSLVGDRRDFIQERFWFKSLGSINTIHHGGICGMPGVMGNVQSFTGPQKKRMYSDIDHAEYLIIWGTDPFVANKGPSWLAPKLMKALERGMKLVVVDPRMSAAAEKAHRWLPIIPGTDAALALGMARWIIEHKRYDERYLLNPNKEAAKADGEPTWSDATHLVNLSDPKRPKLKAADLGIGGNEYVVLQNGVPVPADQAAEGTLEVDTTINGIRVKSAFTLFKERCFERTLAEYAQICGIPAQDIAAVAEEFTSYGKKASITSYRGPAMHTNGFYAIRAIACLNHLLGNYDWKGGAISSGAQYSPLSGLYDLLGVPGERTAWGVTMFRRGPYEKSSLFARDGYPAKRPWFPIGNHAIFEVLPSIGEGYPYPIKALFIHRIAPTLSAGDGERTLEILKDTEKVPLLVVSDLVVSEAASVADYILPDLSYLERWGFETIYPNQPLKLSHFQQPATRVFDGPRAFEDVLIEIGKALNLPGVGDNAFPDGSHLHCAEDFYLKLVANIAFDGEPVPDAGPEEQALFITTRQKALGPYFDEQKWRQAVRPQEWPKVVYVLNRGGRFEAPGREYVGEHIKYQYGNQADFYSERVAQHRHSYTGEYFDGLPRYEPQRFFNGEEIRDDAYPLYMINWKAHYIGTHRNISDAWLREIERENFLWINPVDAVARGIKDGDPVLIKSANAQVQGVAKVTERIRPGVVGSNYNYGHYAYGTVPVKIDGKPTATDPVYGHVPWAQKPHSGYAGPRRAGFSANLLLRHDEALHGGTIFDPVGAGPGQLSGKVEVLKL
- the glgB gene encoding 1,4-alpha-glucan branching protein GlgB; translated protein: MFLTQEEIFLFNEGTFYHSYLKFGAHQVKWNGMTGVHFALWAPNAYRVKVVGDFNGWRGDKHEMHRRAGGVWTLFIPGLAEGALYKYEITTPAGEVFLKADPYAFYGELRPGTASIVYSLDGYPWRDHKWLKKRRRSRQKAKPLNIYEVHLGSWKRKPGGDFYSYRELAEELIPYVKDMGFTHLELLPLMEHPFDGSWGYQVTGYYAATSRYGTPRDLMYFVDECHRHGLGVILDWVPGHFCKDAHGLGRFDGSPLFEEEEHREWGTYKFNFHRREVWSFLISNAVFWLDKFHVDGLRVDGVTSMLYLDYAKEPGAWQPNIYGGRENLAAVAFLQQLNETVARYFPDVLMIAEESTAWPNVTKPPRAGGLGFHYKWNMGWMNDTLQYAATDFPWRRERHHLLTFSMMYAFAEDFILPLSHDEVVHGKKSLIGKLPGDYWRQFAGLRLLYLYQMCHPGKKLLFMGGELGQFIEWRYYEGLEWFLLAYPMHRKLREFVRKINWLYRQERCLWELDGGWDGFQWLEPNNAAQSVYVFLRRAKDGAFLLVALNFQPDYYPVYRIGVPGPGRYAEILNSDDPRYGGSGRLNREPVEAEPVPWQGQEYSIVIELPPLAGVLLKPVPA
- a CDS encoding diguanylate cyclase, which codes for MREKVCQSILYNSPIGYAYVRALTDEQGLVCDFEVLDVNRALEELVGAKSEEIVGRRVTRLLPDLKESRWDWFAYYGELALEGGNREFTYYSEKLGKWLRVQAYAPEKYHIVLFLNDISQEIRQIRELDTLFKVSPDLLCVLGRDYSITRVNKAFEQFAGKKAEELVGAGLLSFTYPADREYTRAKLEALASQDDPVKFVNRLYGHDGAYHYLEWHGLAHGSQLYLAARDITHSRIERAYFEALFLNSTDAMLYFDRETKVFNLNKQFTELFGYTLEELKGVPLCQFFPPEPEDGPALCQRILQGESVALETVRISKSGRRIPVAVKGGPVYIDGELKGGFAVYTDISERKAYEEHLKHLSLHDQLTGLYNRNFFETQVKIIEKSKRYPISVIVFDVDGLKLVNDTLGHAQGDKLLQLIANVIAKSLRASDFLARIGGDEFVAVLPETDEETVLKIADRIRANIRKANEASKEFPVSVSVGAATAANHYTTIEEVLRKADERMYHEKLVEKRGTKGEMLAFLLKALRDMNAGKNET